In Bradyrhizobium symbiodeficiens, the genomic stretch ATCTATTCGCAGTTCGCGCTGGTGATCGCGGCGACCGCGCTGCTGTCCGCCATCAACGCGGCGACGCTGAAGCCCACGCAATGCGCGCTGTGGCTGCGGCCGACGGTGCCGCCGGAGCAGCGCAATTTCTTCTATCGCGGATTCAACGCGGTCTATAACAGGGTCGAGCGCGGCTATACACGGCTGATTACCTTCCTGTGCCGGCACGCCACCATCTCCGTCGCGTTCGCGCTGCTGGTCATCGGAGCCAGCGGCTACGGCCTCTCGCGGGTGCCGACGGGCTTCCTGCCGATCGAGGACCAGGGCTATCTGATCGCCGCGATCCAGCTGCCCGACGGCGCCGCGCTGGAGCGGACCCAGAAGGTGCTCGACCGGGCCAGCGAGATCATCAAGGAGACACCCGGCGTTCAGCAGGTCATCACCATCGCCGGCATCTCCGCACTCGACAACAGCGCCAGCCTTGCCAATGCCGGCGTCGCCTACATCATCCTGAAGGATTGGGATGCACGCAAAGGGCCGGGCGAGGATCTGCGTTCGCTGGTCTATGGCCTCAACGACAAGCTCGCGACCATCATGGAGGCTCGCACCATCGTGCTGCCCCCGCCGCCGATCCAGGGCATCGGCAACGCCGCCGGGTTCTCGATGCAGGTCGAGCTGCGCGACGGCAACAGCGATTTCGCCAAGCTGCAGGCGATCACGGGTGCGGTGGTCGCGAACGGCCAGAGCCAGAGCGCGCTGCAGCGCGTGCAGTCCTCGTTCCGCTCGTCGGTGCCGCAGTTCAATGTCGAGATCGACCGCGTCAAGACCCAGACGCTGCACGTGACGACGGACCAGGTGTTCTCGGCGCTGTCGACCTATCTCGGCTCGTCCTATGTCAACCAATTCAACAAGTTCGGCCGCGTATTCCAGGTCTACACCCAAGCCGATCCCGCCTTCCGCGTCACCGAGCGCGACATCGCCAACATGATGGTGCGCAATTCCAACGGCGACATGATCCCGATCGGCACCGTCGCCAAGATCACGCCGGCCACCGGTCCGTCGCTGATCAGCCTCTACAATCTCTATCCGTCCTCGACCGTGATCGGCCTGCCGGCGCAGGGCTATTCGTCCGGCCAGTCGCTGAAGCTGATGGAGGAGATCGCCGACAAGACGCTGCCGCCCGGCACCGGCTATGAATGGACCGCGATGTCCTATCAGGAGAAGGCGGTCTCGAACCAGATCTACTGGGTGTTCGGGCTCGCCATGCTGCTGGTCTATCTGGTGCTCGCCGGCCAGTACGAGAGCTGGTACGCGCCGATCTCGGTGATCCTCGCGGTGCCGCTGTCGCTGCTCGGGCCGATGCTGATCCTCTCCGTGCTCAAGATCGACAACAACCTGTATTGCCAGATCGGCCTGATCCTGCTGATCGCGCTGTCGGCCAAGAACGCCATCCTGATCGTCGAGGTCGGACTCGAACTGCACGGCCGCGACGGCAAGCCGGTGCTGGAGGCCGCGATCGAGGCGGCGCGTGCCCGCTTCCGGCCGATCCTGATGACCTCGTTCGCCTTCATCCTCGGCGTGGTGCCGCTGGTGCTCGCCACCGGCGCCGGCGCCAGCGCCCGCAAGTCGATCGGCATCACCGTGTTCTCGGGCATGCTGGCCTCGACCTGCCTCGCGGTGCTGTTCGTGCCGGCCTTCTTCGTGGTGGTGCAGAGGTTCGAGAACTGGCGGGCGAGCAGGAAGGCGGTGAAGGTGGTGGAGGTGAAGCCTTAGGCGCGATTGGAGGGGGCGAGCCCTCCGCGTGCTCGGTGTAACCTCTCCCGCTTGCGGGAGAGGTCGCCGCGTAGCGCCGGGTGAGGGCTCCCTCCTCTGGGAGAGTGTCCCGATGCGGAGCCAGCCCTCCCCCCGACCCTCTCCCGCGAGCGGGAGAGGGGGCGCGCTGCCCGCGCGGGCATAGCACGCCTCAACCCTTCTCCACTGACGCCTGCCTGGCGTCGCCGCTCGACACCAGCAGCACCGAGACCTTCGACTGCCGCAGCACGGCGTCAGCGACGCCGCCGAAGGAGAGATGATCGCCCTGGATGCGGTCGACGCCCATGACGACGAGATCGACGTCGGTGGTGTCGATCTCGCGCAGGATCGCGCCTTCCGGCGCCCGGTTCACCCGCAGCGTCGTGGTGATGTCGACGTCGTAACGGGCGGCGAGATCGCTGGTATCCTTGAGGATGCCCGCCTCCTGGCTGAGGCCGCGGGAAGCGCCGCGCTGCGCGCCCTTGTCGCGTGTGGTCGCGACATAGATCACCCGGAGTGAGCCGGAACCGGCCTGTGCCAGCGCCACCGCGATTTCGGCGCCGCGCTTGGAAACGCTGCTGCCGGACACGGGAACGAGGATGTTGAGGCCGTCGGGGTTCGGTTGCTTCAGGTGCTTGCCCTTGGCCGCGACGATGGCCATCGCTCCTTCGTACTGCGCGGCGATGTCGTCGATCCCGCGATCGAAGCGGTCCTTGCCGGCAACGACCTTGTCGATGCCGACGACCATGAGGTCGAAGCCCTTGCGTGCTTCCTCGGCGATGGTCTCGCCGAGCTCCGCGCGCCGCGCCCGGGTGACGATATCGACGCGGCCGGTGTCGTCCTCGGTGTTGGCGGACACCGCCTCGGCCGCCTTCTTCACCACGGCTTCGTGGCTCTCCTCCGCGCCGCGGCCCTTCTCCTGCTCTTTCGCGTTCTTTCCGATATGCAGCACGGTGATCGGCAGGCCGCGCATGCCGGCGATCAGGCCCGCGATGTGGGCGGCAAAGGTGGCGTTGACGCTCTCGTCCACCGCCAGCAACGGGCGCTCGAGATTGGCGACGAAGCCGCGCTTCTCGAACTCCTCCCGCTCCAGCCGTTCCTTCTCCTCCTTGTTCATCGGCAGCCTCGCCAGCGCCGCGCGCAGCATCGGCGGCATCGCCATCGTGGTCACGATCGCCATGGTGACGATCATCGTGAACAGGTTCTGGCTGAGCACACCAATGGACAGGCCGATGGTCGCGATGATCACCTCGGTCGAGCCGCGCGCGTTCATGCCGCTGGCGAGCGCCAGCGACTCCCGCCTGGTCAGGCCGCCCAAGGTACCGCCGACAAAGGCGCCGCCGAACTTGCCGACGCTGGCGATCACGACCAGAAGGCCGGTGAGCATCAGCAGATTGGGATCACGCAGCACCGACAGATCGGCGGCAAGGCCGGCGAGACCGAAGAACACCGGCATGAAGAAGCTGGAGATCAACCCGCGCAAACGCTCGTCGATCTGCCGCGTCAGGATCGGGGACTCCCCGACCAGGATGCCGGCGACGAACGCGCCCAGAACGGTATGCACGCCGATGGCATGCGTGATCATCGCCATCGCGCACATCAGCAGCAGGATTACGGTGATGACGGGCGCCGTGCTGACGAGATTGTCGTTGGCCCAGCGGATGAGCTGGAACACCAGGCGGCGGCCGATCGTGAAACTGACGGCGAGGAAGGCGAGCGTGCCCAGCACCGCTTTCGCCACCGAAGCGATATCCAGCGTGCCGTGCGAGGCGAGGCTGAAGATGACCGCGATGATGACCCAGCCGATGGTGTCGTCGATGACAGCGGTCGCGACGATGATCTGGCCGACATTGCGGCGCATGAAATTCATCTCGCGTACCACCACCGCGACGATCTTCACGGAAGAAATCGACAGCGCGGTGCCCATGAACAGCGAGGCCACCAGTCGCGCTTGCGGATTGGGGAGCAGCGCATCGGGCAGAAACTCACCGAGCGCGAAGCCGCAGGCAAAGGGCACGAGGATGCCGGCGATCGAGATTGCGATCGCGGCCTTGCCGACCTTCTTCACCAGCTTGAGGTCGGTCTCCATGCCCGTGAGCAGCAGCAGAAGGAGGATGCCGACCTGAGCGATGCCGTCGATCATCGCCTTCTGCTCGGGCGTCTTCGGGAAGATCGCGGCTTGCGCCTCCGGCCAGATCCAGCCGAACAGCGACGGCCCCAGGATGATGCCGGCAAGCAGTTCGCCGATCACCGAGGGTTGGCCAATCCGCTGCATGATCTCGCCGAGACCCCGCCCCACAGCAATCAGCAGCACGATCTGCGCCACCAGCAGAAATTCGGACGGGCCGGACGACTTGCCCGTTTCAGCACCGGCCGCGATGGTGGTGAGCATAAGCGCCGCTAGGGCAAGCCCAGCCGGACGGAGCAGGCGCCATGGCATGCAGTGATTTCCCCCTCACCCCGATCTCGGGGACACCGAAACAGAACCCGCGACGGGTGGGACGGGTTCCATGCAGGGCGGCGGCGTGCAACAGCAAAATCGTGAAAACAACCCCATGCACAGTAGGGATGGGGTTGAAAAGGCTCGAGAAAATTTCGGCCTTGCCGAGGCGGTTTGCGTCGTCGGGCAAAACAGGGGTAGAGTTTCATGATCGGCGGCGTGCGTGACGTGCCGCTCCGTCTCCGGTCATTCCATGGCGTCGCGCAGCGACGGACCCGCTCCATTTCTCCGCAGTCTCTGCCGCCCGATGGAATCCGGGTTCGCGCTTACGCGCGCCCCGGAATGACGGGACCTCATA encodes the following:
- a CDS encoding cation:proton antiporter; this translates as MPWRLLRPAGLALAALMLTTIAAGAETGKSSGPSEFLLVAQIVLLIAVGRGLGEIMQRIGQPSVIGELLAGIILGPSLFGWIWPEAQAAIFPKTPEQKAMIDGIAQVGILLLLLLTGMETDLKLVKKVGKAAIAISIAGILVPFACGFALGEFLPDALLPNPQARLVASLFMGTALSISSVKIVAVVVREMNFMRRNVGQIIVATAVIDDTIGWVIIAVIFSLASHGTLDIASVAKAVLGTLAFLAVSFTIGRRLVFQLIRWANDNLVSTAPVITVILLLMCAMAMITHAIGVHTVLGAFVAGILVGESPILTRQIDERLRGLISSFFMPVFFGLAGLAADLSVLRDPNLLMLTGLLVVIASVGKFGGAFVGGTLGGLTRRESLALASGMNARGSTEVIIATIGLSIGVLSQNLFTMIVTMAIVTTMAMPPMLRAALARLPMNKEEKERLEREEFEKRGFVANLERPLLAVDESVNATFAAHIAGLIAGMRGLPITVLHIGKNAKEQEKGRGAEESHEAVVKKAAEAVSANTEDDTGRVDIVTRARRAELGETIAEEARKGFDLMVVGIDKVVAGKDRFDRGIDDIAAQYEGAMAIVAAKGKHLKQPNPDGLNILVPVSGSSVSKRGAEIAVALAQAGSGSLRVIYVATTRDKGAQRGASRGLSQEAGILKDTSDLAARYDVDITTTLRVNRAPEGAILREIDTTDVDLVVMGVDRIQGDHLSFGGVADAVLRQSKVSVLLVSSGDARQASVEKG
- a CDS encoding efflux RND transporter permease subunit; translation: MISKFFIERPVLSNVIALLMILIGGVALFNLAIAQYPDVVPPTVQVTTRYPGASAKTVIDTVALPIEQQVNGVEDMLYMQSYSGSDGTYTLTVTFKIGTDLNFAQVLVQNRVSSALSQLPSAVQNQGVTVQKRSTSILLFVTLTSPDSKFDSLYLSNYATINIRDELSRLPGVGNVTVFGAGQYSMRVWLDPNKLQVRGLVPQDVINAIQQQSQQVSAGQIGAPPTPPGQAFQYTLNVNGRLDDTSQFENIIVKTGTSGDVTRVRDVGWVELGAQTYSQIFSLNKQPAVGIGVFQSPGANALQVEQAVEKKMADLAKRFPEGIKYDTPFDTTKFVEASVHEVYMTLIEAGLLVLVVILVFLQDWRAMLVPATTVPVTIIGAFAAMAALGFTINMSTLFAIVLAIGIVVDDAIVVVEGAAHNIEQGMNGHDAAIKAMDQLFAPIVGITLVLISVFLPASFLAGLTGRIYSQFALVIAATALLSAINAATLKPTQCALWLRPTVPPEQRNFFYRGFNAVYNRVERGYTRLITFLCRHATISVAFALLVIGASGYGLSRVPTGFLPIEDQGYLIAAIQLPDGAALERTQKVLDRASEIIKETPGVQQVITIAGISALDNSASLANAGVAYIILKDWDARKGPGEDLRSLVYGLNDKLATIMEARTIVLPPPPIQGIGNAAGFSMQVELRDGNSDFAKLQAITGAVVANGQSQSALQRVQSSFRSSVPQFNVEIDRVKTQTLHVTTDQVFSALSTYLGSSYVNQFNKFGRVFQVYTQADPAFRVTERDIANMMVRNSNGDMIPIGTVAKITPATGPSLISLYNLYPSSTVIGLPAQGYSSGQSLKLMEEIADKTLPPGTGYEWTAMSYQEKAVSNQIYWVFGLAMLLVYLVLAGQYESWYAPISVILAVPLSLLGPMLILSVLKIDNNLYCQIGLILLIALSAKNAILIVEVGLELHGRDGKPVLEAAIEAARARFRPILMTSFAFILGVVPLVLATGAGASARKSIGITVFSGMLASTCLAVLFVPAFFVVVQRFENWRASRKAVKVVEVKP